A single genomic interval of Deltaproteobacteria bacterium CG11_big_fil_rev_8_21_14_0_20_49_13 harbors:
- a CDS encoding HIT family hydrolase: MKHIWSPWRMKFIEKARKGHKCIFCNFKFQISDTKKKRGKDMKELILYRGISCYIMMNRYPYNNGHLMVIPYAHKAMIDKLEPWVQEEFIRLTGESARILKKVLKCDGVNCGINIGHAAGAGIAGHIHMHVVPRWQGDYNFFPVIGNAKSMPEHLEATYKKLKPAFDKI, translated from the coding sequence ATGAAGCATATCTGGTCTCCATGGCGGATGAAGTTCATCGAAAAAGCCAGAAAGGGCCACAAGTGCATCTTTTGTAATTTCAAGTTCCAAATATCAGACACAAAGAAAAAACGCGGTAAGGACATGAAGGAACTGATCCTTTATCGCGGCATCAGCTGTTATATAATGATGAACCGTTATCCCTATAATAACGGTCACCTTATGGTCATACCCTATGCCCACAAGGCCATGATAGACAAGCTCGAGCCTTGGGTTCAGGAAGAGTTCATAAGGCTCACAGGCGAATCTGCAAGGATACTTAAGAAGGTCTTAAAGTGCGATGGCGTCAATTGCGGTATCAATATAGGCCACGCGGCCGGCGCTGGGATAGCGGGGCACATACACATGCATGTCGTTCCAAGATGGCAGGGCGATTACAATTTCTTCCCTGTCATAGGTAATGCAAAGTCGATGCCGGAACACCTAGAGGCAACCTACAAAAAATTAAAACCCGCGTTCGACAAGATATAG
- a CDS encoding integration host factor subunit beta — MNKSDLVELVTGKLPNLTARDIEMIVNIIFGSMTDALSKDDRIEIRGFGSFEVRVRKARKGRNPKTGESVELNVRRVPFFKVGKELKELVNK; from the coding sequence ATGAACAAGAGTGATCTGGTGGAGTTGGTAACGGGCAAGTTGCCCAATCTTACGGCGCGCGATATCGAGATGATAGTCAATATCATATTCGGCAGCATGACGGACGCCCTTTCAAAGGACGACCGCATCGAAATAAGGGGTTTTGGTTCCTTTGAAGTGCGTGTGAGAAAGGCTCGTAAGGGGAGAAATCCCAAGACCGGGGAGAGCGTAGAACTGAACGTAAGACGCGTACCCTTCTTTAAGGTCGGAAAAGAACTAAAAGAGCTGGTCAATAAATAA
- the sppA gene encoding signal peptide peptidase SppA has protein sequence MRKIVLGIAIAVALLLMAFAFGMCASLFKRGPILGGEIGLVRIGGTIITSDKALRELEEARKDSGIKGLLLRIDSPGGAVSASQEIYEEVKRVNAVKPVFVSMGDVAASGGYYIACGAKKIFANPGTITGSIGVRMEHVNLKDLLTWAKVGHETLKSGEMKDVGAFDRSLTEKEREFLEGILGEMHAQFKAVVSGARGIPADKIDAIADGRIYTGAKALELGLVDEIGGEPVALKELAGSLGIKGEPDVKEFGDDRPWWMKAMAEEVALAVKQAVNSVLSEYRGSGNVRTYY, from the coding sequence ATGCGAAAAATAGTATTGGGAATAGCAATTGCAGTAGCGCTGTTGCTGATGGCGTTCGCCTTTGGGATGTGTGCCTCTCTTTTCAAGAGAGGCCCCATCCTTGGAGGTGAGATAGGTCTTGTCAGGATAGGGGGGACGATAATCACTTCAGACAAGGCGCTTCGCGAGCTGGAAGAGGCAAGGAAGGATTCCGGCATCAAGGGTCTGCTCTTAAGGATCGATTCCCCGGGAGGGGCCGTAAGCGCCTCGCAGGAGATATATGAAGAGGTGAAGCGCGTTAATGCCGTAAAGCCCGTATTCGTTTCGATGGGCGATGTAGCGGCGTCGGGTGGTTACTATATAGCCTGCGGCGCCAAGAAGATCTTTGCAAATCCAGGGACGATAACAGGCTCGATAGGCGTCAGAATGGAACATGTGAACTTAAAGGACCTTCTCACATGGGCCAAGGTCGGTCACGAAACGCTTAAGAGCGGTGAAATGAAGGACGTCGGCGCCTTCGACAGGTCGCTTACCGAAAAGGAGCGCGAATTTCTTGAAGGGATCTTGGGTGAGATGCACGCACAGTTCAAGGCGGTTGTAAGCGGTGCAAGGGGCATTCCTGCCGACAAGATAGATGCCATAGCCGATGGCAGGATATATACAGGGGCAAAGGCATTGGAGTTAGGACTTGTCGACGAAATAGGCGGCGAGCCGGTTGCACTTAAAGAACTTGCGGGCTCGCTGGGCATAAAGGGCGAACCCGACGTCAAAGAGTTCGGCGACGACAGACCATGGTGGATGAAAGCCATGGCAGAAGAGGTCGCCTTGGCGGTAAAACAGGCAGTGAACTCGGTTTTGAGCGAGTACCGAGGTTCCGGCAACGTACGAACGTATTATTAA
- a CDS encoding 30S ribosomal protein S1, which yields MAAGLTNSNERRINLMEGFAQLFEESLKKNPVREGQIIRGKVIKVLKDFVMIDIGFKSEGKVPVEEFRDFDGNTKANVGDDVEVYLETLEDENGEMVLSKEHADAMKTWDKLVEAEQQNVAIEGKVVNKVKGGFSVDIGVKAFLPASQIDIKPSKNLDKYVGKIYQFKIVKLNKARGNVVLSRKVMLEQEREVLKTETLANLQEGQIVEGAVKGITDYGAFVDVGGIDGLLHVADMSWGHITHPSEVLAIGDEIRVKILKFDKDAQRISLGMKQLAPDPWSQVEDKYPVGSRVRGKVTTLTDYGAFVEIEEGVEGLVHVSEMSWTKKIKHPSKIMSVGDVLDSVVLDVDIANRRISLGLKQIEANPWETMSQRYPIGTKIKGMIRNIADFGIFIDVNGEVDGLVHINDLVWVQNFVHPSEAFNKNQEVEAIVLHVDPDNERFSLGIKQLMDDPWDIISSKYQQGATAEGTVVKKLGNGYVVQLEPGVEGLLPTSEAKDPLEIGAKLNVNVQQTEQKERKFIFQCEK from the coding sequence ATGGCCGCGGGCTTAACAAATTCTAATGAAAGGAGAATTAATTTAATGGAAGGTTTCGCACAACTATTTGAGGAGAGCCTCAAGAAAAACCCCGTACGCGAAGGGCAAATAATTCGCGGCAAGGTCATCAAGGTCTTAAAGGACTTCGTGATGATCGACATCGGATTCAAATCCGAAGGTAAAGTTCCGGTCGAAGAGTTTCGTGATTTCGACGGAAATACAAAGGCAAATGTGGGTGATGATGTAGAAGTATATCTTGAAACCCTCGAAGACGAGAACGGTGAGATGGTCCTTTCCAAGGAACACGCCGACGCCATGAAGACATGGGACAAGCTCGTTGAAGCAGAGCAACAGAACGTTGCCATCGAAGGTAAGGTGGTAAATAAGGTAAAGGGAGGTTTCTCGGTCGACATAGGCGTTAAGGCGTTCCTGCCGGCGTCCCAGATCGACATCAAACCGTCAAAGAACCTCGATAAGTATGTAGGAAAGATCTATCAGTTCAAGATAGTCAAGCTCAACAAGGCCAGAGGGAACGTTGTTCTCTCAAGAAAGGTGATGCTTGAGCAGGAACGCGAGGTATTAAAGACCGAAACACTTGCCAACTTGCAAGAAGGCCAGATAGTCGAAGGCGCCGTTAAGGGCATTACCGATTATGGCGCTTTCGTAGACGTAGGCGGCATCGACGGCCTCCTGCACGTTGCAGATATGAGCTGGGGGCACATCACTCATCCTTCCGAAGTGCTGGCAATTGGAGACGAGATCAGGGTCAAGATCCTTAAGTTCGACAAGGATGCTCAGAGGATATCTCTTGGCATGAAGCAGCTGGCACCGGATCCATGGAGCCAGGTTGAAGATAAATACCCTGTAGGTTCACGCGTTCGCGGCAAGGTGACCACGCTTACGGATTATGGCGCGTTCGTTGAGATCGAAGAGGGAGTTGAAGGCCTCGTTCATGTCTCTGAGATGAGCTGGACAAAGAAGATCAAGCATCCTTCAAAGATCATGTCGGTCGGTGATGTCTTAGATTCGGTCGTCCTTGATGTTGATATTGCCAACAGAAGGATATCCTTAGGCCTCAAGCAGATAGAAGCGAACCCATGGGAGACCATGAGCCAGCGCTATCCTATCGGCACGAAGATCAAGGGTATGATAAGGAACATAGCCGATTTCGGTATCTTTATAGATGTTAACGGAGAAGTTGACGGTCTCGTTCACATTAACGACCTTGTCTGGGTACAGAACTTCGTGCATCCGTCCGAAGCGTTCAACAAGAACCAGGAAGTGGAGGCCATCGTCCTTCACGTCGATCCAGATAACGAACGTTTCTCGCTCGGTATCAAACAGCTTATGGATGACCCCTGGGACATCATCAGCTCAAAATATCAGCAGGGCGCAACGGCCGAAGGTACGGTCGTAAAGAAGCTCGGCAACGGTTACGTTGTACAGCTCGAACCAGGCGTTGAGGGACTTTTACCCACATCAGAGGCGAAGGATCCTTTGGAGATCGGTGCAAAGCTTAACGTTAATGTGCAACAGACAGAGCAAAAAGAGCGTAAATTCATCTTTCAATGCGAAAAATAG